In Pseudobacter ginsenosidimutans, the following are encoded in one genomic region:
- a CDS encoding SusC/RagA family TonB-linked outer membrane protein — MKLTAFFLMAGIMSVAANAVSQQISFSGKDVSLEKVIGSVEKQTSFVFMYTEQLLRTAKPVSIKAVNTPLDKFLADVFRGQPLKYIIKGNSIFISAKPVISSPISELLYVQDLQPVSGRVLSADGKPLGGASVMVKNGKSSVMTDAEGRFRIQVKEGDVLLVSFVGYDTRELKISAAIIEKAKQDPATEIADLTFQLPLSNSKLDEIQVIAYGTTTVRMNTGTVAKMKGEDIRKQPVDNPLLALGGRLPGVQIAQTGGLAGAPVSVVIRGKNSLGASSDPLYVIDGVPFAHSLSSVTFASGITAQSLGGLINANVRTNPFVAINPADIESIEVLKDADATAIYGSRGANGVVLITTRKAKSGKASVDASFYTGWGRPTRLPEFMNTKEYVAMRLEALKNDNLTPNETNAPDLTLWDTTRYTDWSKTLLGNKARSTDAQVRLSGGSQQTQFSIAAGYHRESPVFTGNMHDDRVSFRSNFQHRSQDNKFQVAFNVGYSSDKNNIITTDLTQLLNTLPNSPQPYDEQGNLVWRDKGINFLNPMANLYKTYVGKTDNLIGNLNLKYNVMEGLQLRLDAGYTAMTLDQRTANPLKAQSPYGVNPTSSADFYDQIHKNWIIEPQAEYTKKLGLGKLQVMVGASFQEQLNEGTSITATGFSNDDLMEFPGLASSKAVSNSFSKYHYAALFGRINYNWDSKYLLNFSARRDGSSRFGPGKQFGNFGAVGAAWVFTEEGFMKDIHFLHFGKLRASMGVTGNDRIGDYQYLPLWSATTAAIPYQNLNGLLPSKLYNPDFAWERNRKWEAAIELSFLQDRIFFSADYYLNRTDNQLTGLVLPAQVGFLNITANRDAIIQNNGWELMLNTTNIRQKDFSWKTSFNISLPKNKLIAYPGLENTSYANSLVIGLPITINKSIPMYGVDPETGIYKLAGMSTPRDQTAINNMAPKFYGGLQNTIEYKGFSLDFFFHFNKQKGRSSLLFQAPGGRTNQPVEMLARWQKPGDNTDVQKYSTTGTAVTTYSYYANYSEARIVDASYIRLRNLSLSYRFNKSIVQQMKAQDLRVYVQGQNLLTFTSYKISDPETMNLSSMPPIRLITVGVQVVF; from the coding sequence ATGAAACTAACTGCATTCTTTCTAATGGCTGGAATCATGTCTGTTGCTGCGAATGCCGTTTCGCAACAGATCAGTTTTTCGGGTAAGGATGTTTCTCTCGAAAAAGTGATCGGCTCTGTTGAAAAGCAGACCAGCTTCGTATTCATGTATACTGAACAATTGTTGCGTACAGCCAAACCTGTAAGCATCAAAGCTGTGAATACTCCTCTCGACAAATTCCTGGCTGATGTATTCCGCGGCCAGCCCCTCAAGTATATCATCAAAGGAAATAGTATTTTCATCTCTGCAAAACCTGTGATCAGTTCTCCGATCTCTGAACTCCTGTATGTGCAGGACCTGCAGCCTGTTTCCGGACGCGTATTATCTGCCGATGGTAAACCGCTTGGCGGCGCTTCCGTGATGGTTAAGAATGGAAAATCATCGGTAATGACCGATGCGGAAGGAAGATTCAGGATCCAGGTGAAAGAGGGTGATGTATTGTTGGTGTCATTCGTTGGCTACGATACCCGTGAGTTAAAAATATCTGCGGCGATTATCGAAAAAGCAAAACAAGACCCGGCAACTGAAATAGCTGATCTCACTTTTCAACTGCCATTGAGCAATTCAAAGCTCGATGAAATTCAGGTGATCGCTTATGGAACTACCACGGTAAGAATGAATACTGGTACTGTTGCCAAAATGAAAGGGGAAGATATCCGCAAACAGCCTGTAGACAATCCATTGCTGGCCCTGGGTGGCAGATTGCCCGGGGTGCAGATTGCACAGACAGGCGGGTTGGCAGGGGCTCCCGTTAGTGTGGTGATCCGTGGTAAGAATTCATTGGGAGCGTCTTCCGATCCATTGTATGTGATAGATGGAGTTCCCTTTGCCCACTCGCTTTCCAGTGTAACATTCGCCAGTGGCATTACTGCACAATCTCTCGGAGGTTTGATCAATGCCAATGTTCGTACCAATCCTTTCGTTGCTATCAATCCCGCAGATATTGAAAGTATTGAAGTATTGAAAGATGCCGATGCTACGGCCATCTACGGCTCAAGAGGCGCCAACGGTGTGGTATTGATCACAACCAGAAAAGCGAAATCCGGGAAGGCTTCAGTAGATGCCAGTTTCTATACGGGGTGGGGAAGGCCCACCAGGCTGCCGGAGTTCATGAACACAAAAGAATATGTGGCCATGAGGCTGGAAGCTTTGAAGAATGATAATCTCACACCCAATGAAACCAATGCACCGGATCTCACGCTCTGGGATACTACACGCTATACAGATTGGAGCAAAACATTGCTGGGCAATAAAGCAAGAAGCACAGATGCTCAGGTGAGATTATCAGGCGGCAGCCAGCAAACGCAATTCTCCATAGCGGCAGGCTATCATCGTGAATCTCCCGTTTTTACCGGCAATATGCACGACGACAGGGTTAGCTTCCGTTCAAATTTCCAGCATCGTTCACAGGATAATAAGTTCCAGGTTGCTTTCAATGTTGGTTACAGTTCAGACAAGAATAATATCATCACAACTGATCTCACGCAGTTACTCAATACCCTGCCCAATTCCCCTCAACCATATGATGAGCAGGGCAATCTGGTTTGGAGAGATAAAGGGATCAATTTCCTCAATCCGATGGCCAATCTCTATAAGACCTATGTTGGAAAAACGGACAACCTGATCGGTAACCTGAACCTGAAGTACAATGTGATGGAAGGTCTGCAGTTGAGGCTGGATGCGGGTTACACAGCAATGACCCTGGATCAGCGTACGGCCAATCCGTTGAAAGCACAAAGTCCTTATGGCGTTAACCCTACCAGCTCTGCTGATTTTTATGATCAGATCCACAAGAACTGGATCATCGAGCCACAGGCAGAATACACTAAGAAACTGGGATTGGGAAAACTGCAGGTAATGGTAGGTGCGAGTTTCCAGGAACAATTGAATGAAGGTACTTCCATTACCGCCACAGGCTTTTCCAATGATGACCTGATGGAATTCCCCGGACTCGCTTCTTCCAAAGCAGTTTCCAATTCTTTCAGCAAATACCATTATGCAGCATTGTTCGGACGTATCAACTACAACTGGGATAGTAAATACCTGCTCAATTTCTCAGCCCGCCGCGACGGTTCCAGCAGGTTCGGTCCGGGCAAGCAGTTCGGTAATTTTGGCGCTGTTGGCGCAGCCTGGGTTTTCACAGAAGAGGGCTTCATGAAAGATATCCATTTCCTGCATTTCGGTAAGTTAAGAGCAAGTATGGGTGTTACCGGCAACGACCGTATCGGAGATTATCAGTATCTGCCTTTATGGAGCGCTACTACTGCAGCTATTCCTTATCAAAATCTGAATGGATTGCTCCCTTCAAAATTATACAATCCTGATTTTGCCTGGGAACGGAACAGGAAATGGGAAGCAGCCATCGAGTTATCATTTTTGCAGGACAGGATCTTCTTCAGTGCCGACTACTACCTCAACAGAACGGATAATCAGTTGACAGGTCTTGTGCTGCCTGCACAGGTTGGCTTTCTGAACATCACTGCCAACAGGGACGCCATCATCCAGAACAATGGCTGGGAGCTGATGTTGAACACTACCAATATCCGGCAAAAAGATTTCAGCTGGAAAACATCTTTCAATATCTCCTTACCAAAGAATAAATTGATCGCTTATCCGGGACTTGAGAATACTTCCTATGCAAATTCACTGGTAATTGGTTTGCCCATCACTATCAACAAATCGATCCCAATGTATGGTGTTGATCCGGAAACAGGCATTTATAAATTAGCAGGTATGTCAACCCCCAGGGACCAGACGGCCATCAACAATATGGCGCCGAAATTCTACGGAGGATTGCAGAACACCATCGAGTACAAAGGTTTCTCACTCGACTTCTTTTTCCATTTCAACAAACAGAAAGGAAGAAGCAGTCTGCTGTTCCAGGCTCCGGGCGGCCGCACCAACCAGCCGGTTGAAATGCTGGCCCGCTGGCAAAAGCCCGGCGACAATACTGATGTTCAGAAATACTCTACAACCGGCACTGCTGTAACAACCTACAGCTATTATGCTAACTATTCCGAAGCGCGTATCGTTGATGCTTCCTATATCAGACTGAGGAATCTCTCGCTTTCCTATCGCTTCAATAAATCCATTGTGCAGCAAATGAAAGCGCAGGATCTGAGAGTGTATGTTCAGGGGCAGAACCTGCTCACTTTCACATCATACAAGATCAGTGATCCTGAAACGATGAACCTTTCCAGTATGCCTCCCATCAGACTGATCACTGTTGGCGTACAGGTTGTTTTTTAA
- a CDS encoding homoserine dehydrogenase yields MDAHKQLTIGLFGFGVVGEGLYKVLQQTPSLKASIKKVCIKNPEKKRNAPDSLFTTDKDVLLNDPEINVIVEVINESENAFHIVSTALKNGKDVVSASKKMIAEHLPELLELQKQTDRSFLCEAAACASIPVIRNLEEYYDNDLLHSIKAIVNGSTNFILTKMFEENLSFRDALILAQQLGFAESDPTLDVEGYDAVNKWAFLLTHAYGIIEHPDNIVFNGIQNVQAGDANVAREKHYDIKLVAQAKKLQNGKVAAFVLPQFIKHDDHLAFVKNEYNGVVIESGFADKQFFYGKGAGSFPTASAVLSDLSALRYQYKYEYKKLYHHTPQELTNDFYVRVYVSFDDWKYIPKDKFEWIEEWHAETDRKYLVGVLSFDELRSNSWWRENNTSLILSPDAIIEDVEIRKLKKKSLELAGIV; encoded by the coding sequence ATGGACGCACACAAACAATTGACGATCGGCTTATTCGGTTTTGGCGTAGTGGGCGAAGGACTTTACAAAGTGCTGCAGCAAACGCCTTCACTGAAAGCCAGCATAAAGAAGGTATGTATCAAGAACCCGGAAAAGAAACGCAACGCACCCGATTCTCTCTTCACAACAGATAAAGACGTTCTGCTCAATGATCCCGAGATCAATGTGATCGTGGAAGTGATCAATGAATCCGAGAATGCTTTCCATATCGTTTCCACTGCTCTGAAGAATGGAAAAGATGTTGTAAGCGCCAGCAAGAAAATGATTGCAGAACACCTGCCTGAATTGCTGGAACTGCAAAAACAAACAGACCGCTCCTTCCTCTGCGAAGCCGCCGCCTGTGCGTCTATTCCCGTGATCCGCAACCTGGAAGAGTATTACGATAACGATCTCCTCCATTCTATCAAGGCTATCGTGAATGGCTCAACCAACTTCATCCTCACCAAGATGTTCGAAGAAAACCTGAGCTTCCGCGATGCTCTCATCCTGGCGCAACAGCTCGGCTTTGCTGAATCCGATCCCACACTGGATGTGGAAGGATATGACGCCGTGAACAAATGGGCCTTCCTTCTCACGCACGCTTATGGCATCATCGAACATCCCGACAATATCGTGTTCAATGGTATCCAGAACGTACAGGCAGGAGACGCCAATGTTGCCCGCGAAAAACATTACGATATCAAACTGGTAGCCCAGGCAAAAAAATTACAGAATGGAAAAGTGGCGGCCTTTGTACTGCCACAATTCATCAAACATGACGACCACCTCGCTTTCGTTAAGAACGAATACAATGGTGTGGTGATCGAGAGCGGATTTGCCGACAAACAATTCTTCTACGGCAAAGGCGCAGGCAGCTTCCCTACAGCATCCGCTGTACTGAGCGACCTCTCCGCACTCCGCTACCAGTACAAATACGAATACAAAAAACTCTACCACCATACTCCGCAGGAACTCACCAACGATTTCTACGTGCGCGTATACGTTAGCTTCGACGACTGGAAATACATCCCCAAAGACAAGTTCGAGTGGATCGAAGAATGGCATGCAGAAACCGATCGAAAATACCTGGTTGGCGTGCTGAGCTTCGATGAGCTGCGCAGCAATAGCTGGTGGAGAGAAAACAATACTTCATTGATCCTTTCGCCGGATGCCATCATCGAAGATGTGGAGATCAGGAAACTGAAAAAGAAAAGCCTGGAACTGGCAGGGATCGTATAG
- the queF gene encoding preQ(1) synthase, whose amino-acid sequence MSQEIIKTYKDIDRTILKGIPNPTDQAYEIKIKIPEFTFLGVKEQPDFAVIYLTFYPGKKVIELKSLKQYIFQLRNIVASYERLINIIYDDLQAAYEPARMRLVMICNPRGGISSKLTIDSDWKIRGGKEAFNDWKLIEDEWEVTM is encoded by the coding sequence ATGAGCCAGGAAATAATCAAAACGTACAAAGACATCGACCGGACCATTTTGAAAGGCATCCCGAACCCTACAGACCAGGCGTACGAGATCAAGATCAAAATCCCCGAATTCACCTTCCTCGGTGTAAAAGAGCAACCGGACTTTGCAGTGATCTACCTCACCTTCTATCCCGGAAAAAAAGTGATAGAACTGAAATCACTCAAACAATACATCTTCCAGCTGCGAAACATCGTTGCCTCCTACGAGCGACTGATCAATATCATTTATGATGATCTCCAGGCAGCTTACGAACCAGCGCGAATGCGGCTCGTAATGATCTGCAATCCCAGAGGCGGCATCAGCTCCAAGCTGACTATCGACTCAGACTGGAAGATCCGCGGCGGAAAAGAAGCCTTCAATGACTGGAAACTCATTGAAGACGAATGGGAAGTAACCATGTAA
- a CDS encoding RNA polymerase sigma factor — METKRLAAGLAFLFLAAKPIQRLVPKVFLVLPQNPKPIASCTHHKERTLLSLIAAGDEAAFRELHDLYWNEVYSLAIAFTKSPR, encoded by the coding sequence ATGGAAACGAAGAGGCTGGCCGCAGGGCTGGCCTTTCTTTTTTTAGCGGCAAAACCTATTCAGCGTTTAGTTCCCAAAGTTTTTCTAGTTTTACCGCAGAACCCAAAGCCAATTGCTTCCTGTACCCACCATAAAGAAAGAACTTTGCTTTCCCTGATAGCTGCCGGAGATGAAGCTGCATTCAGGGAGCTGCACGATCTGTACTGGAACGAGGTATACTCCCTGGCAATCGCATTCACCAAATCCCCCAGGTAG
- a CDS encoding thioredoxin family protein: MNLTFNFIKCRLAFLASLLFISSASNAQGIEFMHNLDSALAKAKSEKKMVFVDFYTSWCAPCKILSTTVFPLPEVGTYYNSNFINCKVQCDDKGAGELVGKKYKINAYPTLMFMDAEGNNIHSMAGAPDSKGLIELGKTALDPNNNQLSLVHEWENGNREHAFLVNYFNTMKKAYRNEKATADFETWFKTLAKKEKAAKNTFDLLALVKSAPFSVPFEYMENNKKDFYKSVGQVTIDSFLASTYLWYFKGIQYTGLINKDLTKFNAEMKKFKAKNYPYYDEYAEFYNVFDAKDNNGKDDINEYMKRGSAFLAKYGKKNDSYTVSLSSMLGNYTGGKDQGLAGIQWMEELLSRNRNPQYFSTYIYILWRNHHWEKALAVCHEWKDYMAREGKPTANIERQIEQIKGYKKKYGD, translated from the coding sequence ATGAATCTTACTTTCAACTTCATAAAATGCAGGCTGGCTTTTTTAGCAAGCTTGCTTTTCATTTCCTCAGCATCAAATGCGCAGGGGATTGAATTCATGCATAACCTCGATTCCGCACTGGCGAAAGCAAAGTCTGAAAAGAAGATGGTATTTGTGGATTTTTATACTTCCTGGTGTGCTCCCTGCAAAATACTATCAACTACCGTATTTCCTTTGCCTGAAGTGGGAACGTACTATAATTCCAATTTCATCAACTGCAAAGTGCAGTGTGATGATAAAGGCGCAGGAGAATTGGTTGGGAAAAAATATAAGATCAACGCATATCCTACTTTGATGTTCATGGATGCGGAAGGCAACAATATCCATTCCATGGCTGGTGCGCCGGATAGCAAAGGGTTGATCGAATTGGGCAAAACAGCGCTGGACCCCAACAACAATCAGCTTTCCCTGGTACATGAATGGGAGAACGGCAATAGGGAGCATGCATTCCTGGTGAACTACTTCAATACAATGAAGAAGGCTTACCGGAACGAAAAAGCTACTGCTGATTTTGAAACCTGGTTCAAAACGCTGGCTAAAAAGGAGAAGGCTGCAAAAAATACTTTTGATTTGCTTGCATTGGTGAAGAGTGCGCCTTTCTCTGTTCCTTTCGAGTATATGGAAAACAATAAGAAAGATTTTTACAAGTCCGTTGGTCAGGTAACAATCGACAGCTTTCTGGCTTCCACTTATCTCTGGTATTTCAAAGGAATTCAGTATACAGGGCTTATCAATAAGGATCTTACAAAGTTCAATGCTGAAATGAAGAAATTCAAAGCAAAGAATTATCCTTACTATGATGAGTATGCGGAATTCTATAATGTATTCGATGCAAAGGACAATAATGGAAAAGATGACATCAATGAATACATGAAAAGGGGATCGGCATTCCTTGCCAAATATGGAAAGAAAAATGATAGCTACACCGTTTCGCTTTCAAGTATGCTCGGCAATTACACCGGAGGAAAGGACCAGGGGCTGGCAGGCATTCAATGGATGGAAGAGTTGCTGAGCAGGAACCGGAATCCACAATACTTCAGCACATACATCTATATCCTGTGGAGGAATCATCATTGGGAAAAGGCCCTTGCTGTCTGCCATGAGTGGAAAGATTATATGGCACGCGAAGGAAAACCAACTGCCAATATTGAAAGACAGATCGAACAGATCAAAGGCTACAAAAAAAAGTACGGTGATTAA
- a CDS encoding sigma-70 family RNA polymerase sigma factor has translation MVQEVFIRLWMKRDALGHVENFNAFFRIMVRNQLISALRKNKKQEKDLQAFINTANPVELHSIAPEVKEAISLVSKTISKLPDRQQQIFRMSREEGLSHDDIAARLNLSKKTVSNTITIILALIRKQLYKNELLLAGVGYFIVSM, from the coding sequence ATGGTGCAGGAAGTATTTATCAGATTGTGGATGAAGCGGGATGCACTCGGTCATGTAGAAAATTTCAACGCCTTTTTCAGGATAATGGTCAGGAACCAACTGATATCTGCTCTGAGAAAAAATAAAAAACAGGAAAAAGACCTTCAGGCCTTCATCAATACGGCCAATCCGGTTGAATTGCACTCGATTGCTCCGGAGGTGAAGGAAGCCATCAGCCTCGTTTCGAAAACCATTTCAAAACTTCCAGACCGACAGCAACAGATCTTCAGGATGAGCCGGGAAGAAGGACTTAGTCATGATGACATTGCCGCCCGGCTGAATCTGTCTAAGAAAACAGTGTCCAATACTATCACTATTATTCTGGCGCTGATCAGGAAACAGCTCTATAAAAATGAACTCCTGCTGGCCGGGGTAGGGTACTTCATCGTCTCTATGTAG
- a CDS encoding TlpA disulfide reductase family protein, translating to MNKRKLLSIFLLTGSVTTVIAQPKVIIKGTIKGDLKDCKKVYVFGDNMEQDSVEIRNGRFEISFPWVKDAVPYIYSEYDSKLRKGPPSFPVVVDGPGTVHIKLDDVTKGLNAGKISGSRSAMAFQNFEYGRVKLRDSIKAVMDARKQGGGGKLDTAWNLAYLEMTRECLMPYISRFVDANAGSYIGTFILARYQPVIASDELERLYNKLGPDQKNSAAGASVAIRLEGMRKAVIGNQVGEFTLNTPKDEPIAFSSFRGKYVLIDFWSSWCGPCKASFPHMKEVYKKYRSDQFEILGISIDEDKNAWLKELDTQQLPWPQLLDTKKIYISEFAVTGVPTIYLISPEGKILMKEIGFDKNGNGKIEQKLNELFVK from the coding sequence ATGAATAAGCGAAAACTATTATCGATCTTTTTACTGACAGGGTCTGTTACTACCGTAATAGCACAACCGAAAGTTATTATCAAAGGAACCATAAAGGGAGATTTGAAAGATTGTAAGAAAGTGTATGTATTTGGTGATAATATGGAACAGGATTCTGTTGAGATCAGGAATGGCCGTTTTGAGATCAGTTTCCCCTGGGTAAAGGATGCAGTTCCCTATATTTATTCCGAATACGATTCAAAACTGAGAAAGGGTCCTCCTTCCTTCCCTGTAGTGGTGGATGGTCCTGGAACTGTTCACATAAAACTGGACGATGTAACGAAGGGGCTTAATGCAGGAAAGATCAGTGGAAGCCGTTCTGCTATGGCTTTTCAAAATTTTGAATATGGAAGGGTAAAACTCAGGGATTCCATAAAAGCCGTGATGGACGCGCGTAAGCAGGGAGGTGGAGGAAAGCTTGATACAGCCTGGAATCTGGCATATCTTGAAATGACGCGTGAGTGCTTAATGCCCTATATCAGCCGTTTTGTGGATGCCAATGCCGGGTCATATATCGGCACCTTTATACTTGCCCGTTATCAGCCGGTAATTGCATCGGATGAACTGGAAAGATTGTATAACAAACTGGGTCCTGACCAAAAGAATTCTGCTGCCGGAGCATCTGTGGCCATTCGCTTGGAAGGAATGAGGAAAGCCGTTATAGGAAATCAGGTAGGCGAGTTTACATTGAATACGCCGAAGGATGAACCGATCGCGTTCAGCAGTTTTCGCGGGAAATATGTGTTGATCGATTTCTGGAGCAGCTGGTGCGGTCCCTGCAAAGCATCATTTCCTCACATGAAAGAAGTATATAAGAAATATCGAAGCGATCAATTCGAGATCCTCGGCATATCGATCGATGAAGATAAAAATGCCTGGCTGAAAGAGCTGGACACGCAACAACTGCCATGGCCGCAGCTGCTGGACACCAAAAAGATCTACATCAGTGAGTTTGCCGTAACAGGTGTTCCTACCATATACCTGATCAGTCCGGAAGGAAAGATATTGATGAAAGAGATCGGATTCGATAAAAATGGAAATGGAAAAATAGAACAGAAGCTCAATGAACTGTTTGTAAAATAA
- a CDS encoding FecR family protein, whose product MQQSLRELLDRYLSESLSPEEKVGFRKMLEDKGYEGELEMLIEEYINQRSLIGEEDEELKSKSYQRLESQLHLSSAMQKDSGRVRRLKWLRRTGWAAAVIVLAGAATFLWRQGNKKEGTSTAKLQNNNSVPLAASEFAPGGNKAVLTLADGSIILLDSAGDGMLASQGNTQILKNGNGELVYEAGKNKEIMMNTISTPAGGQYQVTLPDGTKARLNAGSSITFPAAFTGRTRAVTVSGEIFLDVTKDQLQPFVVTVNNTAITVLGTAFNINAYKEEPYIRTTLVEGSVMVNAGGQGLMLKPGQQATVVTNSSTVSLVDDPNMDQVLAWTNGLFNFEGSDLPAVMRQLEYWYGITVAYEGRLPAFTFKGKMYRNVNLADVLEVLQEMGLRFRLEGKQLIVSAKDNK is encoded by the coding sequence ATGCAACAATCGCTTCGTGAGCTTTTAGATAGGTATCTGTCCGAATCCCTTTCTCCGGAAGAGAAGGTCGGTTTCCGCAAAATGCTGGAGGATAAAGGCTATGAGGGAGAACTGGAGATGCTTATTGAAGAATATATCAACCAGAGGTCGTTGATTGGGGAAGAGGACGAAGAACTGAAAAGCAAAAGTTATCAGCGCTTGGAAAGCCAGTTGCATTTGTCGTCAGCAATGCAGAAGGATAGTGGCAGGGTGAGAAGATTGAAATGGCTTCGCAGAACAGGCTGGGCCGCAGCGGTGATAGTTCTTGCAGGCGCCGCCACTTTTTTGTGGCGCCAGGGAAATAAAAAGGAAGGAACAAGTACAGCAAAACTGCAAAACAACAATTCTGTACCACTGGCTGCCAGTGAATTTGCACCCGGCGGTAATAAAGCTGTATTGACACTGGCCGATGGAAGCATCATCCTGCTCGATAGCGCTGGTGATGGAATGCTGGCCAGCCAGGGGAATACACAGATCCTGAAGAATGGAAATGGTGAACTGGTATATGAAGCAGGAAAGAATAAGGAGATAATGATGAATACCATCAGTACACCGGCGGGTGGACAATACCAGGTTACGCTGCCAGATGGTACAAAGGCAAGGCTCAATGCAGGCAGCTCCATCACATTCCCCGCGGCTTTTACAGGTAGAACACGCGCTGTGACTGTATCAGGAGAGATTTTTCTCGATGTAACAAAGGATCAGCTTCAGCCTTTTGTGGTGACTGTGAATAATACGGCTATAACGGTGCTGGGCACTGCTTTTAATATCAATGCATACAAAGAAGAACCTTATATCCGTACAACGCTTGTAGAAGGATCAGTTATGGTGAATGCAGGAGGGCAGGGGCTAATGCTGAAACCAGGCCAGCAGGCAACTGTTGTAACCAATAGCTCAACTGTATCACTGGTTGATGATCCCAATATGGACCAGGTGCTGGCATGGACGAATGGTCTTTTCAATTTCGAAGGATCAGATCTGCCTGCAGTGATGCGCCAGCTCGAATACTGGTATGGCATCACGGTGGCTTATGAAGGCAGATTGCCAGCTTTCACCTTCAAAGGAAAAATGTACAGGAACGTAAATCTCGCCGATGTGCTGGAAGTGCTGCAGGAAATGGGCCTCCGGTTCAGACTGGAAGGAAAGCAACTGATCGTGTCCGCAAAGGACAACAAGTAA
- a CDS encoding RagB/SusD family nutrient uptake outer membrane protein yields MKRIASNINNIFSGAGNRLLAACLAAGMLLSSCEKFVAVEDPPHQLTKEKVFTNDNSATSAMLSVYIDIMNDQYGNAGSFVCFSMSSLAGMSANEMIWTQSNTTAPIFQEYTDHELTPENIYVHTIWKDGYRYIYRINEVLQGLTNATGMTDAVKTQLEGEAKFMRAFCYFYFVNLFGDVPLVLQTNYQENMLLPRTPAARVWEQIITDLKDAKALLKETYPTAERLRPNLYTATALLSRAYLYLGKWEDAEMEANAIIESGKYGTGLPALNEVFKKASPEAIWQLQPVRANFNTAEGSQFLVVGATRPNYELTQAMLDAFETDDDRKQEWVGFSDPVNNPKWAFPAKYKAATGAVTEYYVMFRLAEQYLIRSEARARQGAGKLLTAKQDLDVVRTRAGLLPAIAADQAAVLNAIEQERRVEFFAEFGHRWFDLKRTDKAEAVLKPVSPPNTWKAGDVWFPIPGLEIMANPKLEQNEAYK; encoded by the coding sequence ATGAAAAGAATAGCATCAAACATCAATAATATTTTTTCCGGAGCCGGCAACAGGCTGCTTGCTGCCTGCCTGGCTGCCGGAATGCTGCTCAGTTCCTGTGAGAAGTTCGTAGCAGTGGAAGACCCTCCGCATCAGCTTACAAAAGAGAAGGTATTCACCAACGATAATTCCGCTACCTCCGCCATGTTATCGGTTTATATCGATATCATGAACGATCAATATGGTAATGCAGGCTCTTTCGTTTGCTTCTCCATGAGCTCACTCGCCGGCATGTCGGCCAATGAAATGATCTGGACACAAAGCAATACCACGGCTCCCATTTTCCAGGAATACACAGATCATGAACTGACACCGGAGAATATCTATGTACATACCATCTGGAAAGATGGCTACAGGTATATTTATCGTATCAATGAAGTGTTGCAGGGATTGACTAATGCAACAGGTATGACCGATGCTGTGAAAACCCAGTTGGAAGGAGAAGCGAAATTCATGCGCGCTTTCTGTTATTTCTATTTCGTGAACCTCTTTGGAGATGTGCCACTGGTACTGCAGACTAATTACCAGGAAAACATGTTGCTGCCAAGAACACCCGCTGCAAGAGTGTGGGAACAGATCATCACAGATCTGAAAGATGCGAAAGCTTTGCTGAAAGAAACTTATCCAACTGCGGAGCGGCTGCGTCCCAATCTTTATACAGCCACTGCACTGTTGTCGCGCGCTTATCTCTATCTCGGTAAATGGGAAGATGCAGAGATGGAAGCAAATGCGATCATTGAGTCAGGTAAATACGGAACAGGATTGCCTGCCTTGAATGAAGTATTCAAAAAAGCCAGTCCTGAAGCCATCTGGCAGTTGCAACCGGTACGCGCCAATTTCAATACTGCCGAGGGCTCGCAATTCCTGGTAGTGGGTGCAACCCGTCCCAATTACGAGCTCACCCAGGCAATGCTCGATGCTTTTGAAACGGATGATGATCGCAAACAGGAATGGGTGGGCTTCAGTGATCCCGTGAATAATCCCAAATGGGCCTTCCCGGCAAAGTATAAGGCTGCTACCGGAGCAGTAACTGAATATTATGTAATGTTCAGACTGGCCGAGCAGTACCTGATCCGCAGTGAGGCGAGGGCAAGGCAGGGTGCAGGGAAATTACTGACGGCAAAGCAGGATCTCGATGTGGTGCGTACACGTGCAGGTCTGCTTCCTGCTATCGCTGCTGATCAGGCTGCAGTGCTGAATGCTATCGAACAGGAACGCCGTGTTGAATTCTTTGCAGAATTCGGTCATCGCTGGTTCGATCTGAAAAGAACGGATAAAGCAGAAGCTGTACTGAAACCTGTGTCGCCGCCAAACACCTGGAAGGCCGGTGATGTATGGTTCCCCATACCAGGCCTCGAGATCATGGCAAACCCTAAACTGGAACAGAACGAAGCATACAAGTAA